A window of Drosophila subobscura isolate 14011-0131.10 chromosome E, UCBerk_Dsub_1.0, whole genome shotgun sequence contains these coding sequences:
- the LOC117892453 gene encoding uncharacterized protein LOC117892453: protein MRGIPAMLGLLLSATVASVDQLQFLHDTLESVHKEMHISTLLVMQRHQRHSAPDPLQPFYPLAWPTLRLDKGQRVEISTRYMRPALALVYMDAYEDTVLLDALAECFNHMRETRIVIWLRVPLSEQLLATICQQATEHSFLNLLVLEGTTSAHRLQPFPRAHFQSIQIQRNPNGIFPCPWLNFQGREAKTQVSLKPPQSFYWKDPLTGGEKSSGYVYSLMRTFAEKRNISLVLLQDSAGKAKMDWSMELNETIAGDLDLPMTAHFANLRGPNQSRINALVGLITITIVVPCGQELRLGDLFNSVCVPQMVPCMLVNYICFTVAESLLGAIYNHWAHRRRRFRCINLLLNLRVLRSILGMAGELPLRHRTSTALGQLIAFMSYAGFLVTTLFGAHMSTLLTMSPHYRHIRTIKELRDSNLTVVFNKMSLSVITKKVDPDFVSSQLPNVQLMLGKDQTDLITSLNTSYAYQVYAYSHDPLWSVQQHSSRKALCKSPHLDLIRDIPSCIVLLQNSVYGLAVAQFVDWAWSVGLMAHWYSQAVHDMIYSGVTPQRSLPQPIAASPITPQDYKTVWTMHGVGCLLAVCVFIAELVVGRRRARIGGRN, encoded by the coding sequence ATGCGGGGAATTCCAGCCATGCTTGGGCTGCTCCTCAGTGCAACTGTAGCCTCTGTCGACCAGCTTCAATTTCTACATGACACCCTTGAGTCGGTGCACAAGGAAATGCACATTTCCACACTACTCGTGATGCAGCGTCACCAGAGACATTCGGCCCCGGACCCACTGCAGCCATTCTATCCGCTCGCCTGGCCCACGCTTCGGCTCGACAAAGGCCAACGAGTTGAGATTTCGACCAGGTACATGAGACCGGCCCTGGCCCTGGTGTACATGGACGCCTACGAGGATACTGTGCTACTGGATGCCCTGGCCGAGTGCTTCAATCACATGCGAGAGACAAGGATTGTGATTTGGCTGCGTGTCCCACTGTCGGAGCAGTTGCTTGCCACGATCTGTCAGCAGGCGACTGAGCACAGTTTCCTCAATCTTCTGGTACTGGAAGGAACTACCAGCGCCCATCGCTTGCAGCCATTTCCTCGTGCGCACTTTCAATCGATTCAAATTCAAAGGAATCCAAATGGTATCTTTCCCTGTCCGTGGCTCAACTTTCAGGGCAGGGAGGCCAAGACACAAGTCTCCCTTAAGCCACCGCAAAGCTTCTACTGGAAGGATCCTCTCACCGGTGGCGAGAAGAGCAGTGGCTACGTGTACAGCCTGATGAGGACCTTCGCAGAGAAGCGCAACATAAGCCTGGTACTGCTACAGGATTCGGCTGGTAAGGCCAAAATGGATTGGAGTATGGAGCTGAACGAGACGATTGCAGGGGATCTGGATCTGCCTATGACTGCCCATTTTGCCAACTTGAGGGGTCCCAATCAGAGTCGGATTAATGCCTTAGTCGGATTAATAACCATCACGATAGTAGTTCCCTGCGGGCAGGAGCTGAGGCTGGGGGACTTATTCAATTCCGTTTGTGTCCCGCAAATGGTTCCTTGTATGCTGGTGAACTACATCTGCTTTACAGTGGCGGAGAGCCTGCTGGGAGCAATCTACAACCACTGGGCCCACAGGCGTCGCAGATTCAGATGCATAAATCTGCTACTCAATCTTCGGGTCCTGCGAAGTATTCTGGGTATGGCCGGAGAGCTCCCATTGAGGCATCGGACTTCCACCGCTTTGGGGCAGCTCATCGCGTTTATGTCTTACGCCGGCTTCCTGGTGACGACATTGTTTGGTGCCCATATGAGCACTCTGCTGACCATGTCTCCCCACTACCGACACATTCGCACGATCAAGGAGCTGCGCGACAGCAACCTGACCGTTGTCTTCAACAAAATGAGTCTCAGCGTGATCACCAAGAAAGTGGATCCCGATTTCGTGAGCAGCCAGCTGCCCAATGTCCAGCTCATGCTGGGTAAAGATCAAACGGATCTGATCACTAGTCTGAACACCAGCTACGCCTATCAGGTATACGCCTACTCCCACGATCCCTTGTGGTCTGTGCAGCAACACTCCAGCCGCAAGGCCCTGTGCAAGTCCCCCCACCTGGATCTCATCAGAGACATTCCGTCCTGCATTGTCCTCCTGCAGAACTCGGTCTATGGCCTGGCAGTGGCACAATTTGTGGACTGGGCATGGTCTGTCGGCCTCATGGCCCACTGGTACAGTCAAGCGGTTCACGATATGATCTATTCGGGCGTTACCCCGCAACGCTCTTTGCCACAGCCGATCGCAGCGAGTCCCATAACTCCACAAGATTACAAAACAGTGTGGACCATGCACGGTGTGGGCTGTCTTCTGGCAGTTTGCGTTTTCATTGCCGAGTTGGTAGTGGGTCGAAGAAGGGCTCGAATCGGTGGCAGAAATTAA